The Corynebacterium vitaeruminis DSM 20294 genome window below encodes:
- the dapE gene encoding succinyl-diaminopimelate desuccinylase, producing the protein MLELTADPIDLTAALVDIASPSHEEKDIADQLEEALRAIDNVEVNRHGNTLVARTHRGFDSRVILAGHIDTVPIADNVPSTRGVDAQGRDTLFGCGTVDMKSGMAVYLNAFATLANAEELGKDLTVVCYEGEEVASEFNGLRHVNEAHPEWLRGDVALLGEPSGSVIEAGCQGTIRLRITAHGVRAHSARSWLGDNAMHKLAPVITNVAEYEARVVEVDGCEYHEGLNIVFAESGVATNTIPDLAWMFVNFRFAPDRSVDEALAHMLEVLDLPEGVEYEIDDACSGARPGLDRPVVAELVAATGGKFRAKYGWTDVARFSELGIPAVNFGPGDPAFCHKKDEQCPVAMITEVSQVLRTYLCS; encoded by the coding sequence ATGCTCGAACTCACAGCCGATCCCATCGATCTCACCGCCGCCCTCGTCGATATCGCAAGCCCCTCGCACGAGGAGAAGGACATCGCGGATCAGTTGGAGGAGGCCCTGCGGGCCATCGACAACGTGGAGGTCAACCGCCACGGGAACACGCTGGTCGCCCGCACCCACCGTGGGTTCGACTCCCGGGTGATCCTGGCCGGTCACATCGACACCGTGCCGATCGCCGACAACGTCCCCTCCACCCGCGGCGTGGACGCCCAGGGCCGGGACACGCTGTTCGGCTGCGGCACCGTGGACATGAAATCCGGCATGGCGGTCTACCTCAACGCCTTCGCCACGCTGGCCAACGCCGAGGAGCTGGGCAAGGACCTCACCGTGGTTTGCTACGAGGGCGAGGAGGTCGCCAGCGAGTTCAATGGCCTGCGGCACGTCAACGAGGCGCACCCGGAGTGGCTGCGCGGCGACGTGGCGCTGCTCGGCGAGCCGTCGGGCTCCGTCATCGAGGCTGGCTGCCAGGGCACCATCCGCCTGCGGATCACCGCCCACGGCGTGCGCGCCCACTCCGCGCGCTCGTGGCTGGGCGACAACGCCATGCACAAGCTCGCGCCCGTGATCACCAACGTCGCCGAGTACGAGGCGCGCGTCGTCGAGGTCGACGGCTGCGAATACCACGAGGGCCTCAACATCGTCTTCGCCGAGTCGGGCGTTGCCACCAACACCATCCCGGACCTCGCCTGGATGTTCGTCAACTTCCGCTTCGCCCCCGACCGCAGCGTCGACGAGGCGCTCGCCCACATGCTCGAGGTCCTCGACCTGCCCGAGGGCGTGGAGTACGAGATCGACGACGCCTGCTCCGGCGCGCGCCCCGGCCTCGACCGACCCGTAGTCGCCGAGCTCGTGGCCGCCACCGGCGGGAAGTTCCGCGCCAAGTACGGCTGGACGGACGTGGCGCGCTTCTCGGAGCTGGGCATCCCCGCGGTCAACTTCGGCCCGGGCGACCCCGCCTTCTGCCACAAGAAGGACGAGCAGTGCCCGGTGGCGATGATCACCGAGGTCTCTCAGGTTCTGCGCACCTACCTCTGCTCCTAG
- a CDS encoding DapH/DapD/GlmU-related protein encodes MTLLGAHALGIANIAMDGTVLDTWYPTPELTTHISHPAGTTRLGAHDLPPKLLSLVRIDEDRMVEQIAVRTTITDLQLPPVDAHDVYLRLHLLSHRLVKPHELNMEDALNKLATVVWTNKGPCLPENFENVRTLLRSRGLIHVYGIDRLPRMVDYVVPTGVHITEAERVRLGAYLAPGTWVLREGFVSYNAGTLGPGRVEGRLSSGTVVGANMDMGISSSLVSPKDPRELKVGDNCSLGVSSAILQINLGDNVHVGNNVVIDPDTYLYFADSDETALATKLVGESNWSIRMEPGHPEPVARRIAPIEA; translated from the coding sequence ATGACATTGCTTGGCGCACATGCCCTCGGAATCGCGAATATCGCCATGGACGGCACCGTCCTCGATACCTGGTACCCGACGCCTGAGTTGACCACCCACATCTCTCACCCCGCGGGAACCACCCGACTCGGCGCCCACGATCTCCCGCCCAAGTTGCTCAGCCTCGTCCGCATCGACGAGGACCGCATGGTCGAGCAGATCGCCGTGCGCACCACGATCACCGACCTCCAGCTCCCGCCAGTCGACGCCCACGATGTCTACCTGCGCCTGCACCTGCTCTCCCACCGCCTAGTCAAGCCGCACGAGCTCAACATGGAGGACGCGCTCAACAAGCTGGCCACGGTCGTGTGGACGAACAAGGGCCCCTGCCTGCCCGAGAACTTCGAGAACGTGCGCACCCTTTTGCGCTCCCGGGGCCTCATCCACGTCTACGGCATCGACCGCCTGCCCCGCATGGTCGACTACGTCGTGCCCACCGGCGTGCACATCACCGAGGCCGAGCGCGTGCGGCTGGGCGCCTACCTCGCGCCGGGCACCTGGGTGCTGCGCGAGGGCTTCGTCTCCTACAACGCGGGCACGCTCGGCCCGGGCCGCGTCGAGGGGCGCCTGAGCTCCGGCACCGTCGTCGGCGCCAACATGGACATGGGGATTTCCTCCTCGCTCGTCTCGCCGAAGGACCCGCGCGAGCTCAAGGTGGGCGACAACTGCTCGCTGGGGGTCAGCTCCGCGATCCTACAGATCAACCTGGGCGACAACGTGCACGTGGGCAACAACGTGGTCATCGACCCGGACACCTACCTCTACTTCGCCGACTCCGACGAGACCGCGCTGGCCACCAAGCTGGTCGGCGAGTCGAACTGGTCGAT